A region of the Pseudomonas anguilliseptica genome:
TGGATTATCAGAACAAGCGGGTTTTTATCGGCCCGACCTTTATGCCTAGCGGGGATGAAACAGCCGATCTCAAGGAGATTCTGGCTTTTTATCGGCCCTTTATTCCGAAAAAACCTCAATACGCCTTTTATGGCGATTGACGGCCGTCACGCTGACAATTACCAATGCGCTGTTATAGTTAGTCTCACCGCCTCCTAATAGCTGAAGGATCGCCCCATGAAACTGTTCCGCTCAACCGCTGCTGCTCTGGCGCTGACCACTGGCCTGCTGGCACTGCCGGCTTATGCTGACGTAGCGCAGCAGAACACTAGCGGCGACCCTCTTTACACGGCTAACGCACCCAAAGCGTTTTCGATGATTGGCGATCTGCTGATTGCCCGGCCATTGCTGATTGGCGCAACTGCCATTGGTGCTGTGGCTTTCGTGGTGAGCCTGCCGTTCACGGCCGCCGGTGGCAATATTGGCGAAGCGGGCCATGCACTGGTCGTTGAGCCAGGCAAGGAAGCTTTTGTGCGCTGCTTGGGCTGCACCACCAGCGGCTATAAGCAGAACTGATTGTTTTATCTACTTCCGGGCTGCCGCGGTGTTTGCTTTGGCAGCCCTGAGAAGTTCTCGTCTGGCGCATCGGTGATCAGCATCATTGCGGTGCGACTGGTGTGACCACCGCAGTACCGATCCCGCGCGGATCGCTTGCCGCTTCAACTTTCCCGCCCTGCTTGTCCCACCGCAGCACCTGCTGATTGCCGTATTGCCTGCCTGTCGATTTCAATTTATGCCCGAGCGCTTCGAGCGTCGCGACTTCTGCTGGGCTCAATGTGTCCGGCTCATGCTCGATCAGATCCGGGCGGAACTGGTGGTGGTAGCGGCCGACGCTGGGCCAGCGCTCGATGGGCTGTTGATCCAGGTACTCCAGCATCGACAGCAGCACCATGCTGGGAATCCGGCTGCCGCCCGGCGTGCCGAAGCTGGCGAAGCCTTTAGCGCTTTCTATAAAGCTTGGGCTCATGCTCGATAGAGGCCGTTTGCCGGCGGCGATGCTATTGGCCTGGCTGCCGCTCAGGCCGTAGGCATTACTGCCATGTATGTCGGCGGCAAAGTCATCCATTTCATTGTTCAGCAGCACCCCGGTGCCGGGCGCAGTAAAGGCTGCACCGAACGGCAGGTTGACTGACAGGGTGGCTGCCACCGCATTGCCCTCGGTGTCGAGCACCGAGAAATGGGTGGTGTGGTCGCCTTCCTGCCAGGTTTTACTGGGCGGCAGACTGTCACTCGGCGTGGCGCGCTGCGGGTCGATACTGCCGGCCAGCTGTTTCAGGTAAGCGGGGGCCAGTAGTCGTTGCGCTGGATTGCGAACAAAGTCCGGGTCGCCTAATAGGCCGCGATCCCGGTAGGCGCGCCGCAAGGTTTCGACGACAAAATGAGTGCGCTGCACTCGGTTTGCTTGCTGCCAGGGCAGTTGCTGCAGGATCAGCAGGCTCTGCCCCAGGGCGATACCACCTGCGGATGGCGGGGGCGCGCTGATTAGTTCACGGTCCTGTTCCAGTGGCACGCGCAATGGCTGGCGTTCAACGATGCGGTAGTCGGCCAGATCCTTTAGGGTCCAGATGCCGCCTGCATCACGCACCGCCTTGACCAGTTGTTCGGCCACCGTTCCGGCGTAGAAGCCCTGGAGGCCCTTTGTGCCTAGTTGCTCCAGAGTGCGGGCCAGCTCCGGCTGGCGCAGCAGGCCAAACTCCTCGGATATTTCGCCTTTATCGAGGAAGATCCGTGCGGTTTCCGGGTCGTCGCGCATGGCCGCTAAGCGCCAACCCGCGCGTTCGCGGTAGACCCGGTCGATGCTCACGCCGCTGCTGGCCAGGCGGATTGCCGGAGCCAGTGAGTCGCGCAATGGCAGGCGGCCAAAGCGCTCGGCCAGCTCGACCAGCGCGGCCGGGAGGCCGGGAATGGCGGCGGCCAGCGCGCCATTCAGCGAAAGGTCTTTGCTGATGTCGCCGTCTACCCGGTACAGGTCGGCATGGGCGGCTTGCGGGGCGCGTTCGCGGGCATCGAGAAAGCGATAGGTCGGTGAGTCGCCGGCTTCGCGCAGCAGAAAGAAACCGCCACCGCCCAGGCCCGAGCCGTAAGGCTCGACCACCGCCAGCGCAGCACTGATGGCCACGGCCGCATCAAAGGCGTTGCCGCCCAGGGCCAGAGTTTCCTGCCCGGCTACGGTGGCGGCAGGGTGTGCGCTGGCAATGGCAATGCGTTCAGGTTGGACTGCGGCCTGCAGCTCAAGGGCACAGAGCAGGGCAAGCGCTCCGAGCAGGGGGCGCCAGAGGCGACGGCCGCGGATCAGGCGGCCGGTCTTCATGCTTTACCGGTAATGATCAGGTACTTCTGCATCAACTCATCCTTGCTCTCGACATTGTTTTCGTCGAGTGGAATGCAATCCACCGGGCAGACCTGCTGGCACTGCGGCTCGTCATAGTGGCCGACGCATTCGGTGCACAGGTTGGGGTCGATTTCGTAAATTTCTTCGCCCTGGGAAATCGCAGCATTAGGGCATTCGGGTTCGCAGACGTCGCAGTTGATGCAATCGTCAGTGATGATCAGGGACATGACAGAACCACTCCTGCTGCGACCCGCAGGTGCAGCCTAGATGTGTACATAAAGAACGCTAGGGCAAATTGTGCCGCATCAGGGCCGCGCATGCACGCGGCCCTGGTGAATGGCTTAGCGTTTGAAACGTTCGGTCAGCGCGGCGGCCACGGCTGGGTGCACGAAATTGGAGATGTCACCGCCCAGTGCGGCGATTTCGCGCACCAGCGTCGACGAGATAAATGAGTACTTCTCTGACGGGGTCAGGAACAGGCTTTCCACATCGGGAGCCAGCTGGCGGTTCATATTGGCCAGTTGGAATTCGTATTCAAAGTCGGAAACCGCGCGCAGACCACGCAGGAAGACATTGGCGCCCTGTTCCTTGGCGAAGTGTGCCAGCAGAGTAGAAAACCCTACGACCTCGACGTTCGGCAGGTGCTTGGTGACTTCACGGGCCAGCTCGACGCGTTGCTCCAGGCTGAACAGCGGGTTCTTCTTCGGGCTGGCAGCCACCGCAATGATCACGCTGTCGAACAGCCGTGCGGCGCGCTCGACCAGGTCGCCGTGCCCCTTGGTGATGGGGTCGAAGGTGCCTGGGTATAACACTCGATTCATCGTGACGTCCTGGCGGATCCGTTGGGGAGTCGGATGGTAGCGCAGCAAGGCACTGCGGCCAAGTCGGTGCGCTTGGCCTCAGGTTCTGTTGCGGGCCAGAAAAACCAGCAAGGCAGCGATCACCAGGCAGGTCAGCGCCACCCAGTCGGCGATTACTACCCGGCGTAGCGCCTCGTTGTAGCCGGGTGTACTCCCGGCCAAGTAAAGAAAGCTCAGCACGCTAAGCAGTCCGCCGATCAGGGCGATGGGCTGCAGTGCCGGGCGGAACGCAGCGTAGACCAGCAAGGCGCCGAGCAGGCCGAACAGTAAGGCGTGACTGCGCATCAGTAAAAGCAGGTTGGGCTCCTGGAAGGTCAGCCCGTAGAGTTGCGTCAGGCGTTCAGCTCCTAAGACGCCGCTGAGCGGCAGCAAGTGAATGATGCCGGCGATGATCAGCAGCACGGAAACCACTTTCTGCAGCATGGACAGGCTCCTGGGTGGTCTAGGCGTGCAGCCGCTCAGCCAATTGGCTGGCCAGCTTGGCCGTCAGCCCATAGATCGACAGCTGCGGGTTGGCGCCGATGCTGGTGGGGAACAGCGAGCCGTCATGGATCGACAGGTTGCTCAACTGGTGATGGCGGCCCAGGCTGTCGGTAACGGCCTGCTGCGGGTTTTCACCCATGGCGCAACCGCCCATGACGTGAGCACTGCCTAGGCGGGTGCGGTACAGCTCTAGGCTGAGGTTGTCGATCAGACTCTTGGCTTCAGCCAGGGTTTTCACATAACCGGCATCGGCATGCAGCGGCAGCACCGCCTTAGCCCCGGCGGCAAACTGAATCTCGGCCATGGTATGGAAGGCGCGGCGCACGCCGTCCCAGGTGTAGTCGGTCATCTGGTAGTCGAGCACCGGGCTGCCGTCGCTGCGCAGTTCCACCGTGCCTTCGGCGCTGTCCGGGTGGAAGCCGTCACGCAGCAGGGCGAGCATTACGTTGGTATTGGGCAGGTGCTCCATGCGCATGGCGTTGTCGATGCCGAAGCGGCCGAGCAGGGTGGCGGTCAGCGCCGGCTGCAGCGGCGGGACTTCGAGCTTGTAGGACAGGCGCCCAGCGGTGCCGTCATCCCACTGGAAATGGTCGGAGTAGATCGACTGCGGCGCGCCGTAGAAGGGGTTGATCACCTGATCGAACAAGGCCGCCGAGAAGTTCACCAGGTGCAAGAAGGTGCGCTTGCCGGTGCGCTGGTGCGGGTCCGGTGCATTCGAGCGCAGGAGAATTCCCGGTGTGTTGATGCCACCACCGGACAGTACGTAATGCTTGGCCTTGACCGTGATCTTGCGGCCATTGGGGGCGACGCTACGCTCATCCATGCCGAGGCATTCGATGCCCGTGACCTTGTCACCGTCGATTAACAGGCGTTCGGCGCGGGCCAGGTAGAGCAGCTCGCCGCCTTTATCCAGGGTGGCCGGGATTGTGGTGACCAGCATCGACTGCTTGGCGTTGGTCGGGCAGCCCATGCCGCAGTAACCGAGGTTCCAGCAGCCGCGCACGTTGCGCGGAATCGTCTGCCACTCGTAACCGAGCTTGTCGCAGCCGCGGCTGATTACCGCGTTATTGGCATTCGGCGGCACAACCCAAGGCGCGACGCCCAGGCGCTGTTCCATCTGTTCGAACCAGGGCGCCATTTCGTCAGGGCTGTTGCCTTTTACGCCATGCTCCTTGGCCCAGTGCTCCAGGGTTGGAGCAGGTGTGCGAAAGCTGGACGTCCAGTTGATCAGCGTGGTGCCGCCGACCGCGCGGCCCTGCATGATGGTGATCGCGCCATCCTTGCTCATGCGGCCGATGCCTTCCTGATAGAGGCTGGCGTAGGCCTTGTCTTCGAGCATCTTGAAATCGTCGCTGGTCTTCAGCGGGCCTTCCTCGATCAGCAGCACCTTGAAGCCGGCCGCGCTGAGGATTTCGGCGGTGGTGCCGCCGCCGGCGCCGCTGCCGACGATGGCCACGTCGGCTTCCAGCGTCAGGTCGCTGTCCAGTCGTGAGCTGTTGTAAGTCTTCCAGCCACGGGCCAGGCCTTCTTTGAAGCTGTCGGGTACAGGCATTTAAGGTGCTCTCAGGCGAATTCTTATTAGAGTTCAGTGGTTCCGCTAATTGACGATCTCGCGAGCTAGAGCTAGAGCTAGAGCTAGAGCTAGAGCTAGAGCTAGAGCTAGAGCCAGGCAAGGCAAAAATGTCCGAGGAGGCGGAATGTACTTTTGTACATGAGCACTACTCGTTTAACTCGCCCTTGCGGGCCGCCCTTCGGGCGTTCGGTGACAAGTCACCGTCCGAGGCCATTTTTAACGCGGCATGGCCGACGCGCAGCAGATCGTGGTCAAACAGTCGGAGGGCCGGGGTAGCCGCAATGCACCCAGGACTCTGCTCGGCTGTACCAGCTCATCATCACCAGTTGCAGCAGCGAGGCGTGGCCCATCTTCAGCAGGCCGATGGAGCTGTCTTGCCAGCGGTCGAGAAACGCCTGTACATCGGCGCTCGAAGCGTTTTCCCAGCTGCCCCAGACGCCAGTCAGCGGGCCTCGGGTGATTGGCATGGCCAACACGTCGAACAGCTGCACGGTCAGCTTGAGCAGCTCCGGTGACAGGTGGCTAAGGCTGTAATCGAGGTTGGCGAGGGTGCCCGCCACGGCTTGTGGCATCTTCTCGGCCGTGACCGCGCCAGCCAGCATCACCGGGATCAGGACATTGAGAAAGGCCAGGTCGGACTTGCGGATCACCGCAAAGCCGGCTTTCGGTGTGCTCGCCGAGCAGCCGCTGAGGCTGGCCGTCAGCCCGGCGGTGGCGAGAAATGCCGAGCCCATCAGGCCGATCTTGAGCAGGCCGCGCCGCGACAGGCCGGGGGCTGCGAGAGTGCTGTCGTGCATTGTTGTTATCACTCAAACAGGCTGATGCAGGAGCGGGTTAGCCCGCTCCTGCAGAGGAAGGGTTAGCGAACGAAGAGTTTGTACACCAGCTTCTGGATCGACTTGCCGTATGGCGGGTAGATCAGCTTGGCGGCGTTCAGGCGCTGCTTGATAAACACGCCCTTGGCCTTGCTGAAGGTCAGGAAGCCTTCGTGGCCATGGTAATGGCCCATGCCGGATGGGCCGACGCCGCCGAATGGCATGTCGTCCTGGGCCACGTGCAGCAGGGTGTCGTTAAGGCACACGCCGCCCGAATGAGTCTCGTGCAGCACGCGCTGCTGCTCACTCTTGTCGTAGCCGAAGTAATACAACGCCAGTGGCCGGTCGCGCTCGTTGATAAAGGCGAAGGCGTCTTCCAGCTTGTCGTAGGGGATGATCGGCAACAGCGGGCCGAAGATCTCGTCCTGCATCACCTTCATCTCATCCGTCACGTTCAGCAGCACGGCCTGCGGTATGCGCCGGCCTTGGGCTTCGGGGTACAGCGGAATGATGGTCGCGCCCTTGCTTTCGGCGTCCTGCAGGTAGCCAGTGAGGCGTTGCTGCTGACGCTCGTTGATGATCGCGGTGTAATCCGGATTGTCCTTGAGTTGCGGGTAGAAGCTCTGCACCGCGTTGCGATAAGCCTCGACAAAGCCCTCTACGCGGTCTTTCGGCACCAGCACGTAATCCGGTGCGACGCAGGTCTGGCCGGCGTTCATGGTCTTGCCGAAGGCAATGCGCTCGGCGGCGTCGCTCAGCGGTACGTCGGCACTGACAATGGCCGGCGACTTGCCGCCCAGCTCCAGGGTCACCGGGGTCAGGTTGTCGGCGGCGGCGCGCATCACGTGTTTGCCAATGCTGGTGGCGCCGGTGAACAGCAGGTGGTCGAACGGCAGTTTGGAGAAGGCCATGCCGACTTCCGCCTCGCCCAGCACCACGGTTACCAGATCCTCGGGGAAGACCTTGGCCAGCAGATCCTTGACCAGCTGTGAGGTGGCCGGGGTCGATTCGCTCATCTTGATCATCACCCGGTTGCCGGCAGACAGCGCGCCGACCAGCGGACCGATGGCGAGGAACAGCGGGTAGTTCCACGGCACGATCACCCCGACCACGCCCAGCGGCTGGTAGATCACCTTGGCCGAGGCTGGCATAAACTGCATGCCAACGCTGCGCCGCGAAGGTTTCATCCATTTCTTGATGCGTTTGCTCGCGTAATGGATGCCATGCAGGCTGGGCATCAGCTCGGCGAGCAGGGTTTCGTCGGCGCTGCGGTTGCTGAAATCCTGGGAGATCGCTTGGATCAGCTGCTCTTGAGAGTCGGTGAGTAGCTGGGTAAGTACTTTCAGCCACTGAATGCGCTGTTCCGCCGAAGGCATCGGGTTGGCCTTGAATGCCTGGCGCTGCCGGGCAAAGCTGCTCTCCAGCTGGCTGAGCTGCTGTTGGCTGCGTTGCAGGCTTTGTTCTAGGTAAGCGACGTCGGCGACCATGGTGTAACTCCTCGGCATTCCAGCAATGCAGTGCGTCAGCTGAGCTGAGGTCGCTGCAGAAAAGGTGTGCTGGATTTTTAGGGCAATTGCTCTAATCTGTCAAATAGCATGACGCTGTCAGCCGACGGATGCAGCCCAACGAAAAGTTAGCGCATGTTTCCGCGGCTTTTTCCGGTAACACTTCTGATCGTTCTGCCTGTACCTTTGCCGGGCTTTTGAGCCGAGATCGAGTTGCTATGTCAGCCCCACTGAAAACCCGCGAACGTATTATTCAGGAGAGCCTGGCGCTGTTTAACGCTCAGGGTGAGCGCAGTGTCACGACCAACCATATCGCCGCGCACCTGGGGATTTCACCGGGCAACCTGTACTACCACTTCCGTAACAAGCAGGCGATCATCGCCGAGCTGTTTAGCCTCTACGAAAGCCAGGTAGACACTTTTCTGCGTCGCCCCGAAGGCCGCGCGCTGACGGTGCAGGACAAGACCTTCTATCTGGAAGCGCTGCTCGCTGCCATGTGGCACTACCGCTTTCTGCACCGCGATCTGGAGCACCTGCTCGATAGCGACGCCGAGCTGGCTGAGCGCTACAAGCTGTTCTCGCAGCGCTGCCTACAGCGCGCGCAGGGCATTTATCAGGGCTTTGTCGAGGCCGGCATCCTGCTGATGAATGCGCCGCAGATCGAGGCGCTGACCCTCAACAGCTGGATCATCATGACCTCCTGGGTGCGCTTTCTCTGCACCACCCGCGGCAACCCCGGCGACCTCAGCCAAGAGATGCTGCGCCGTGGCATCTACCAGGTGCTGACGCTGGAGGGCGGCTATATCGCCCCGCAAGCGCGCGAGGCTGTAGAGGCGCTGTACGCCAAGCTGCATGTGCCGCTAGAGCAGGTGATCTGAGTCTAGAGGGGGTTGCCCGCCTGCTCGGCTAGCCACTGCGGAATGCGCCGCTCCAGGTAATAACCCGGTTTGCTCAGGCTGCCTTCGACAAAGCCGACATGGCCGCCGTGGGCGTGCAGCTCGAATTCGATGCTGGGTGATAGCTCGCTGGCTTCAGGCAGGCTGTGGGTAAAGACGAAGGGATCGTCGGCGGCCTGGATAATCAGCGTCGGCGTCTCGATCTGGCCGAGGAAGTAGCGGCTGGAGGCGCGCCGGTAGTAGTCATCGGCATCGGCGTAACCGTGCAGCGGCGCCGTGATGCGCCCGTCGAAATCCCAGAAGGTGCGCATATTGTCCAGCGGGCCGAGTTTCTCCAGGGTGGACAGCCGGTCTGCCATGCCCTGGTGAGCGAACAGGCGCTGCTTGTCTTTCACGTAAGCCACCATCTCGCGCATAAAGTGGCTCTGGTAGACCCTGGAAAAGCCCATGCCGATGCGGTCGGCGCACTGATCCAGACGAAACGGCACCGACACCGCCACCGCCCCCTGCAGCTGGCTGTCTGCGCCCGTCTCGCCGAGGTACTTGAGCAGCACATTGCCGCCGAGCGAATAGCCCGCGGCATACAGCGGCGCCATCGGTCGCTGAGCGCGCAGGTGGCGCACAGTTTCCGCCAGATCCTCGCTGGCCCCTGAGTGGTAACCGCGGGCGAGCAGGTTGGGCTCGCCGGAGCAGCCGCGCCAGTTCAGCGCCACGCTGGCCCAGCCCTGGGTTGCCAGTTGTTGCTGCAAACCCAGCACATACAGCGAGTTGGATGAGCCGGTCAGGCCGTGCAGCACCAACACCAGCGGGGTGCTGGCGTCATGCGGGCCGTGCCAGTCCAGATCAAGAAAGTCGCCATCTTCCAGCCACAACCGTTCGCGCGTGCGCTCAAGCTTCGCCGGCTGGCGACACATTGGGTTCCACAGGGTTTGCAGGTGCGGGCCGGGCAGCCACCAGGCGGGTTTGAAGGGCGTGGTCATGGACAGGTATCGCTTGGGAAAGCGCTCAGGCTAGGGCCTTGAGCGGTGAAACGGAAGCTATATGAGTGGGGCGAATAACAGAACCTGACCGAGGTTGGGCTTCACAGGGTGAAGCCCAAGGTTCCCCCTCAGGCTACGGCTGTGCGCTGCCACAGCGCGTAATGCACCTGTCCCGCCTTCTGCTCGCGGTGCAGGCGCCAGTTGCCGGGCAGGCCCAGGCTGGACGGTGAATTTTCGCTTTCGGTGTAGACCCAGGCATCGGCCGCCAGCCAGCCGTTGTTTTCTAAGGACTGGCAGGCTGGGAGTAATAGGTTCTGGTTGAACGGTGGGTCGAGAAACACCAGATCAAACGGCGTCGCCGCCGAGTTCTGCAGGTAGAGCAAGGCGTCGGTCTGCTGCAGCTGGCCGTTGTCGCAGTTCAGCGTTTGCAGGTGGCCGCGCAGGCTGGCGATGGCGGCAGGATTGAGGTCCAGGGCCAGGGCGCTGCCGGCACCGCGCGACAGTGCTTCAAGAAACAGCGCACCACTGCCAGCGAACAGGTCGAGCACTTTGGCGCCTTCGACGTAGGGCGCCAGCCAGTTGAACAGGGTTTCCCGTACGCGGTTTGGCGTTGGCCGCAAGCCGGCGGCCATGGGGAAGTTGAACTGGCGTGAGCGCCATTGCCCGCCGATGATCCGCAGCTGGCCATCGCCACTATGGGCGGGATTGGCTTTCGGCGGCTTGGGTCGCTTGCTCATCAGTGCTCCGGGACGCCAGAAGGTTGTTCGGCGGGGCGGTCGGTGGGTGGCGGCAGTTCTTTTTGCGCCACGCTCGGACCGGCGGTGACAATCACTAAGGCGTCGGGGTTGAGGTGCTTGGCCATGGCGGCCTTGACCTGTTCCACGCTCAGCGCTTCGACGTCACGCATAAAATCTTCCAGATAGCTCAGCGGCAGGTCATAGAAGCCCATGGAGCCGAGCTGTCCGACGATCGCGGCGTTGCTCGCGGTGGACAGCGGGAAGCTGCCGGCCAGCTCGCGCTTGGCGTTGTTCAGCTCATCACTAGTCGGGCCATCCTTGATGAAGTCCGCGAGCATGCTCTTGACCAGTTGCAGGGTGCCGTCACTGAGCTCCGCGCGGGTCTGCAGGTTGATCATAAAGGGGCCGCGCGCCTGCATGGCGCTGAAGCCGGAGTAGACGCCATAGGTCAGGCCGCGCTTCTCGCGTACTTCAGTCATCAGGCGGGTGCCGAAACCGCCGCCGCCGAATACCTGGTTGCCCAGGTAGAGTGCGGCATAGTCCGGGTCGCGGCGATCGATGCCGAGCTGGGCGATCATCAGGTGGGTCTGGTTCGACGGAAACTCGATGTGTTGCAGGCCGGGTTCGGGTGTTTCCGGCTGGGCGATGCGCGGCAGTGCCGGGCCTTGCGGCAGGGCAGCGGACGCCTGGTTGGCCAGCGCTTCGGCATCGCTGCGCGAGAGGTCGCCGACCAGGGCGATGATCGCATTGCTGGCGGTGTAGGCCTTGGCGTGGAAAGCCTGCAATTGCTCACGGGTGATTGCCGGAATCGACTCGGCATTGCCGTCGCTCGGGTGGGCGTACGGGTGCGTGCCGTACAGGCGCTCGAACAGCGCCAGGCTGGCCAGCTTGCCGGGGTTCTGCTTCTGGTACTCGAGGCCGGCCAGCAGCTGGTTCTTGATTCGCGCCAGGGCGTCTTCGGGGAAGGTCGGCTGGCCGAGCACCTGATTGAACAGCTGCAGAGCCGGCTCGCGTTTGTCCGCCGCACTGAGGCTGCGCAGGCTGGCGATGGCCATGTCGCGGTAGGCGCCGTTGCCGAAGTTGGCGCCGAGGTTTTCGAAGCCGGCGGCAATTGCACCGACATCCTTGCCCGGCACGCCT
Encoded here:
- a CDS encoding multidrug transporter, which gives rise to MKLFRSTAAALALTTGLLALPAYADVAQQNTSGDPLYTANAPKAFSMIGDLLIARPLLIGATAIGAVAFVVSLPFTAAGGNIGEAGHALVVEPGKEAFVRCLGCTTSGYKQN
- the ggt gene encoding gamma-glutamyltransferase, which codes for MKTGRLIRGRRLWRPLLGALALLCALELQAAVQPERIAIASAHPAATVAGQETLALGGNAFDAAVAISAALAVVEPYGSGLGGGGFFLLREAGDSPTYRFLDARERAPQAAHADLYRVDGDISKDLSLNGALAAAIPGLPAALVELAERFGRLPLRDSLAPAIRLASSGVSIDRVYRERAGWRLAAMRDDPETARIFLDKGEISEEFGLLRQPELARTLEQLGTKGLQGFYAGTVAEQLVKAVRDAGGIWTLKDLADYRIVERQPLRVPLEQDRELISAPPPSAGGIALGQSLLILQQLPWQQANRVQRTHFVVETLRRAYRDRGLLGDPDFVRNPAQRLLAPAYLKQLAGSIDPQRATPSDSLPPSKTWQEGDHTTHFSVLDTEGNAVAATLSVNLPFGAAFTAPGTGVLLNNEMDDFAADIHGSNAYGLSGSQANSIAAGKRPLSSMSPSFIESAKGFASFGTPGGSRIPSMVLLSMLEYLDQQPIERWPSVGRYHHQFRPDLIEHEPDTLSPAEVATLEALGHKLKSTGRQYGNQQVLRWDKQGGKVEAASDPRGIGTAVVTPVAPQ
- a CDS encoding YfhL family 4Fe-4S dicluster ferredoxin encodes the protein MSLIITDDCINCDVCEPECPNAAISQGEEIYEIDPNLCTECVGHYDEPQCQQVCPVDCIPLDENNVESKDELMQKYLIITGKA
- the coaD gene encoding pantetheine-phosphate adenylyltransferase — its product is MNRVLYPGTFDPITKGHGDLVERAARLFDSVIIAVAASPKKNPLFSLEQRVELAREVTKHLPNVEVVGFSTLLAHFAKEQGANVFLRGLRAVSDFEYEFQLANMNRQLAPDVESLFLTPSEKYSFISSTLVREIAALGGDISNFVHPAVAAALTERFKR
- a CDS encoding phosphopantetheine adenylyltransferase, with protein sequence MLQKVVSVLLIIAGIIHLLPLSGVLGAERLTQLYGLTFQEPNLLLLMRSHALLFGLLGALLVYAAFRPALQPIALIGGLLSVLSFLYLAGSTPGYNEALRRVVIADWVALTCLVIAALLVFLARNRT
- a CDS encoding GMC family oxidoreductase, with product MPVPDSFKEGLARGWKTYNSSRLDSDLTLEADVAIVGSGAGGGTTAEILSAAGFKVLLIEEGPLKTSDDFKMLEDKAYASLYQEGIGRMSKDGAITIMQGRAVGGTTLINWTSSFRTPAPTLEHWAKEHGVKGNSPDEMAPWFEQMEQRLGVAPWVVPPNANNAVISRGCDKLGYEWQTIPRNVRGCWNLGYCGMGCPTNAKQSMLVTTIPATLDKGGELLYLARAERLLIDGDKVTGIECLGMDERSVAPNGRKITVKAKHYVLSGGGINTPGILLRSNAPDPHQRTGKRTFLHLVNFSAALFDQVINPFYGAPQSIYSDHFQWDDGTAGRLSYKLEVPPLQPALTATLLGRFGIDNAMRMEHLPNTNVMLALLRDGFHPDSAEGTVELRSDGSPVLDYQMTDYTWDGVRRAFHTMAEIQFAAGAKAVLPLHADAGYVKTLAEAKSLIDNLSLELYRTRLGSAHVMGGCAMGENPQQAVTDSLGRHHQLSNLSIHDGSLFPTSIGANPQLSIYGLTAKLASQLAERLHA
- a CDS encoding twin-arginine translocation pathway signal protein, with product MHDSTLAAPGLSRRGLLKIGLMGSAFLATAGLTASLSGCSASTPKAGFAVIRKSDLAFLNVLIPVMLAGAVTAEKMPQAVAGTLANLDYSLSHLSPELLKLTVQLFDVLAMPITRGPLTGVWGSWENASSADVQAFLDRWQDSSIGLLKMGHASLLQLVMMSWYSRAESWVHCGYPGPPTV
- a CDS encoding coniferyl aldehyde dehydrogenase, whose amino-acid sequence is MVADVAYLEQSLQRSQQQLSQLESSFARQRQAFKANPMPSAEQRIQWLKVLTQLLTDSQEQLIQAISQDFSNRSADETLLAELMPSLHGIHYASKRIKKWMKPSRRSVGMQFMPASAKVIYQPLGVVGVIVPWNYPLFLAIGPLVGALSAGNRVMIKMSESTPATSQLVKDLLAKVFPEDLVTVVLGEAEVGMAFSKLPFDHLLFTGATSIGKHVMRAAADNLTPVTLELGGKSPAIVSADVPLSDAAERIAFGKTMNAGQTCVAPDYVLVPKDRVEGFVEAYRNAVQSFYPQLKDNPDYTAIINERQQQRLTGYLQDAESKGATIIPLYPEAQGRRIPQAVLLNVTDEMKVMQDEIFGPLLPIIPYDKLEDAFAFINERDRPLALYYFGYDKSEQQRVLHETHSGGVCLNDTLLHVAQDDMPFGGVGPSGMGHYHGHEGFLTFSKAKGVFIKQRLNAAKLIYPPYGKSIQKLVYKLFVR
- a CDS encoding TetR/AcrR family transcriptional regulator, with product MSAPLKTRERIIQESLALFNAQGERSVTTNHIAAHLGISPGNLYYHFRNKQAIIAELFSLYESQVDTFLRRPEGRALTVQDKTFYLEALLAAMWHYRFLHRDLEHLLDSDAELAERYKLFSQRCLQRAQGIYQGFVEAGILLMNAPQIEALTLNSWIIMTSWVRFLCTTRGNPGDLSQEMLRRGIYQVLTLEGGYIAPQAREAVEALYAKLHVPLEQVI
- a CDS encoding hydrolase; this translates as MTTPFKPAWWLPGPHLQTLWNPMCRQPAKLERTRERLWLEDGDFLDLDWHGPHDASTPLVLVLHGLTGSSNSLYVLGLQQQLATQGWASVALNWRGCSGEPNLLARGYHSGASEDLAETVRHLRAQRPMAPLYAAGYSLGGNVLLKYLGETGADSQLQGAVAVSVPFRLDQCADRIGMGFSRVYQSHFMREMVAYVKDKQRLFAHQGMADRLSTLEKLGPLDNMRTFWDFDGRITAPLHGYADADDYYRRASSRYFLGQIETPTLIIQAADDPFVFTHSLPEASELSPSIEFELHAHGGHVGFVEGSLSKPGYYLERRIPQWLAEQAGNPL
- the rsmD gene encoding 16S rRNA (guanine(966)-N(2))-methyltransferase RsmD, giving the protein MSKRPKPPKANPAHSGDGQLRIIGGQWRSRQFNFPMAAGLRPTPNRVRETLFNWLAPYVEGAKVLDLFAGSGALFLEALSRGAGSALALDLNPAAIASLRGHLQTLNCDNGQLQQTDALLYLQNSAATPFDLVFLDPPFNQNLLLPACQSLENNGWLAADAWVYTESENSPSSLGLPGNWRLHREQKAGQVHYALWQRTAVA
- a CDS encoding M16 family metallopeptidase — translated: MSERNGLRYGLLGLALLILLALLALVINRSTSSPTPTPAESTSIESLAALGDQPPSRRDLNIQTWQTAEGAKVLFVEARELPMFDLQLTFAAGSSHDDGTAGLAMLTNAMLNEGVPGKDVGAIAAGFENLGANFGNGAYRDMAIASLRSLSAADKREPALQLFNQVLGQPTFPEDALARIKNQLLAGLEYQKQNPGKLASLALFERLYGTHPYAHPSDGNAESIPAITREQLQAFHAKAYTASNAIIALVGDLSRSDAEALANQASAALPQGPALPRIAQPETPEPGLQHIEFPSNQTHLMIAQLGIDRRDPDYAALYLGNQVFGGGGFGTRLMTEVREKRGLTYGVYSGFSAMQARGPFMINLQTRAELSDGTLQLVKSMLADFIKDGPTSDELNNAKRELAGSFPLSTASNAAIVGQLGSMGFYDLPLSYLEDFMRDVEALSVEQVKAAMAKHLNPDALVIVTAGPSVAQKELPPPTDRPAEQPSGVPEH